In Verrucomicrobiota bacterium, the following proteins share a genomic window:
- a CDS encoding AbrB/MazE/SpoVT family DNA-binding domain-containing protein, with translation MVTTLSSKGQVVLPRLVRAKLNLSPGAKLECEVQGDFIVLKPQAPRSKVHETVDDEISGLRVTKRNQGDTFVTSDMVKEILADFP, from the coding sequence ATGGTAACGACGCTTTCAAGTAAAGGGCAGGTGGTTCTCCCGCGGCTGGTGCGTGCGAAGTTAAACCTATCCCCCGGAGCCAAGCTGGAATGTGAGGTGCAGGGTGATTTTATCGTATTAAAGCCGCAGGCACCCAGATCAAAAGTACATGAAACTGTCGACGATGAGATTTCTGGCCTAAGAGTCACCAAGCGTAATCAAGGTGATACGTTTGTTACTTCCGACATGGTGAAAGAAATACTCGCAGACTTTCCATGA